The DNA sequence ATGGGCCTCGACCCGGCCGAACTGCGGGCCGACAACCCGCGGCTGATCACGACGTCCATCAACGGCTACGGCCTCGAGGGGCCGATGTGCGACAGCCCGGTGCTGGACCCCGTCATCCAGGCCATCACCGGCCACGTCGCGTTCCAGGTCAACCCGAAGATCCCGTTCCCCGACCTCGTGCGCAACGTCATCGTCGACAAGTCGACCGCCTGCTTCGTCGCCCAGGCCATCACCGCTGCGCTGTTCCACCGGGAGCGATCGGGCGAGGGCCAACACATCGATCTGTCGATGGTCGACGCTTCGCTCAACTTCTTCTGGCTCGACGGGATGATGAGCGAGACGTTCCTCGATGACGACGTCGTCGGTGGGATGACCATCGCGGACCTCTACTCGCTGACCGAGTGCGCCGACGGGCAGATCGTGTACTTCGCCGGCACGATTCCCCAACGCATGGGGTTGTTCCGCGCCGTCGGGCACCCGGAATGGTGCGATGACGAACGCTTCAACGGGAACGACCTGGCCCTGCACCCCGAGAACTTCCAGCTGCTCGGTTCGCTGATGGAAGAGGCGTTCGCCGCGCTTCCTGCGGTCGAGGCGACGAGGGCGCTCATGGACAACGACGTGCCCTGTGGGCGGGTCACCCCAGTCGCCGACGTGCCCCACCACGAACAGGTCGTGGCCAACGATTCGCTCATCGAGTTCGACGATCCTGCCGCGGGCCGGGTGCGTCAACCCCGCCCCGCGGCCCGCTTCGGCACGACGCCCAACGACCCCACCTGGCGCATCCCGCTGCTCGGCCAGCACACCGACGAGATCCTGTCCGAAGGCGGCTTCGACGAGGCGGCCATCGAGACCCTCCGAGCCGACGGCGTGATCGTCTGAGTCCTTCACCCTCCGACCCGAAACCGCCCACGCTCGGGCTGCGTTGGTGGTTCGAGAGCCGCGAGACGGGCCGGGTCACCGTGGCCCAGTTCCCGAACTGGCCGCTGTTCGCAGTGGGCATCGCCTGGATCGTCGGCCGGCTGGCCGACGACGGTTCCCGCATCGCCGACCTCGCGTCCACCGCCACGATCGTGCTCTGGGCCCTCTGGGGTGCCGACGAACTCCTCCGGGGCGTCAACCCCTGGCGCCGTCTCCTCGGCGCCGTGGTTCTCGGGTGGCAGCTCGCCGGGCTGCTCACCTGAGGGACTCCGGCGGCCTACCGGGGAATGTCGTCGCCCAGCGGCCCCGAGGGCAGGTGGATCCAGCCCTCGACGGCGGCGAACGCCGCGTCGTCAGCCGGTGGCGGCCTGGTTGCGCCCTGTGTCGCGAGACCGGCGAGGTACGCGCAGAGTACGGCGTCGAGGTCGTCGTCGCAGTCGAGGACTCGAGGGGCGAACGGACCGAAGTCGATCACCGGTGCGAGTTCGGCGACGATCCTCTCGCGAACGGGAAGGCCCTTCGTCCGCTTGTAAGCCCGTGACGGCAGGCCCCACTTGGCCAGAGCGCCGCCCGGGTACACCTCGTAGACCCCATCGGTCCCGCTGCGATCGAAGGCCGGTCCCCGCAGCCGTTCGAGGAGCCGAACGCAGCGAAAGGCGACGATCGCGAGCTTGTCGGTGGAGACCGAGAGCGGTTGTTTGCCGGTTTCCCTCCATGCGAACACGTCGGTGCGGCGCATCCGAAGCTCCTCCGACGTCGTACCGGTCAGCGTGGACTCGGTGGTCGCCTGCCGCCGGACCAGGTCGACGAAGCCCAACGGCCACCCGAACGGCGAGTCGATGCCGACGGCGTCCGCTCCCTGGCACCATTCGACGATCAGGTCGTCATCGGCGGCCGAGTCGATGGCGACGACCGCCGGCCGCTCGTCCCACGCCATCTCGCAGACGCTCGTGCGGGCCGGCTGGGCGCCCAGGTCGACGCCGATCAGACGCATGAATCTCCCAACCTCTCAGTTCGCCGACTTCTCGCAGATCATCTCGACCGGCGCGATGTGGCCGCCGCCCACTGCGGCGACCATGTTCGCGATCTTCGTCGGCGCCTCGGATCCCATGATCAGGTGAAGGCCCAACGGCGCCGGACCACCGGCCTGGGCTCGGCGCGCCGCGATCTGGGTGAAGAACTCCACCGCGAACCCGGCCCGGTCGCGTTCGGCGGTGATCACGAATCCGGCGTCGGCCAAGTGCTCGCGGTAGTCGGCCGGCGCGGCGAGAAAGCTGGTGGACGAGTCACCGGCCCACGGCACCGGGAACTCGGGACCCACGTCATCGGTCGCCATGATGTCGTAGAGCCCGAATCGCCCGCCGGGCGCGAGCACGCGGGCGATTTCACTGAACAGGCTCGCCTTGTCCTCGATGTTCATACCCACGTGCAGCTGCACGGCGCGGTCGAAGTGGCCGTCGGGAAACGGCATGTCGAGCGCGCTGCCGTTGGTGAGGTGCACTCGCTCCTCGAGGCCCGTCCAGCGGTTCAGTTCCTCGCCCACTGCCGTGTAGGCGGGCGTGAGATCGATGCCGGTGACATCGGCACCGAACGTGGAGGCGATGAATCGAGCGGTGCCGCCGATTCCGCAGCCGACGTCGAGCACCCGATGGGAGGCGTCGATCTCGATCCGGGCGCACAGCTCGGTCGCAGCCGGACGGCCTCCCACGTGGAACTCGTCGACCGGCGCGAGAAGGTCGACGGTGGCCGTGCCGGGATCCAAGCCGAGTTCGGCCAGTCCGGCGGCGATCGCCTGCAGCAGGTCGGTTCCGCCATAATGGTCGATCACGTCGGACTCGTCGCTCATTCGGTCAGTCTTCCCGACACGACGCCGGGCGGCGACTCCAGCGCCGCGTCTTGACCCGACGCGACCCGCGCAGTAGCGCGGTGGGATGTTGTTGGCGGCAGCCCAGTCGATCGATCCGAATCCCCTCGTGCTCACGATGGCCCTGGTGGCGGTCGGCGCGGCCGCGGTGGTGCTCACCGGCCTCTGGGCGGCCACCCGACCACCCCGGCCCGAGCCCGGGCCGACCAGCACCGACGAGGGCACCGAGCCGCCCGCCATCGTCGACCTGCTGACGGGCGGTTTCGAGGTGGAGGACGATGCCGTGCCGGCCACCGTGGTCGATCTCGCCGCACGGCGCTGGTTCCACATCGAAGAGGTGGCCGGCGGCAACGTGATCATTCGCCTTCGGAGCCGGGAGGGCCGCGGTGAACTGACCCCCTACGAGCAGCGGCTGATGCGACACATCGAGAAGCACGCAGTCGACGGCATCGCGCCGGCGGCCGCGCTCACGATCGGTCCCGAGGGTGTCTCGAGGCGGTGGTGGAAGGGTTTCGTCCGCGAGGTCAATCGCCACGGTCGCGACCTGGGGCTGTGTCGGCGCCGCTGGGATTTCGTCCACCTGGCGATCCTGTGGCTGCCGATCGGGGCGGCATTCGTGCTGCTCTACCTCACGACGGCCACCGCCGACCGGGTGGAGACCACCGGTGGTTGGGGCGAGCCCGGCTCTGTGCTCACCATGTTCGGGTTCGCGGCGGCCATCGCGCTGTCGGCGATCGCGAAACGGATCACGTCCTCGGATGCGCAGGCCGAGACCGAGGCGGGCATGGCCGCGGCGTCCCGCTGGCTGGGCGTGCGCGAATATCTGGCCGAGACCGGCTCGTTCGACGAGGCCGGTGCCGCGTCGGTTGTCATCTGGGAACGACGGCTCGCCTACGCCACGGCCATGGGCCTCGCTCCGGTGGTGCAACGACAGCTTCCGTTCGAGACCGAACACGACCGACACGCCTGGAGCCTGGCCACCGGGCACTGGCGACGAGTGAAGATCCGCTACGTCTCGCTGCGTCCTGGCTGGGGTGAGGCACCGTGGTGGGTCGCCATCGGCGGCGCCATCCAGACGGCGCTGCTCGTTGTGGTGGCGTGGGTCGGGCTCTCGTTGGCCCGTGAGGACTTCGATGTCGCCGAGCTGCCGCAGGGGATGCAGGACTGGCTGCCGCTGGTCGGCACCGTGGCGGCCGCGATCGCGGCAGTGGTGATGGTGTGGACGGCGAGCAAGGTGGTCCTCGGCCTGTCCGACCTGTTCCCCCGCCGAGAAGTGGAGGGTGTGCTGGTGCGGCGCCGTGAGCACCGGACCGGGCATCGCCTTCCCAAGGTGGTCCAGTGGGCGATCTGGTCGGGTCGGGACTCCGGCGGGATGTCGCGAGACCGCCAACGCAAGCGCCGCTACATGCTCGCCATCGACGACGGATCCGACGACCGCATCGTCGCCTACCAGTGCCGTGCCCGGATCTTCCGTGCCGTACAGCAGGGCGCAACCGTCAGAGCGAGGGTGTCGCCCCGCCTCGGCTATGTGGCGTCGATCGAACAGCTCTCGGCGCCGCCGGTCAGCGGTGAGGCCACCGTGGTCCACGAGCTCGTGGAGGATGTCGCCGGGCGGGCCACCGCGGCGGCGGGTGCCTTCGCGGCGCAGATCGGTGAACGCTTCGGACAGCTCGAGACCATGGTCGACGAGAACGGCGAGCCGCTGCTCGATCGACGCGACGAGGACGGCCGCTCGATGCGCGAATCGCTGGCCGATGCCCAGGCGCAGCTCCGAGAACTGCAGATGCGGGCGCCGGTCGGCGGCGCCCGTGACTCTGCCGGTGCCGGTGTGCTCGGCGGGCTCATGAACAGCGTCGCCGCCTCGCTCCGCAACCTCGAGACGGCGGGGGCCGATACGGCGCGGGCCGAGGCAGATCAGGCCGAAGAGTGAAGGTCATCGGCTCCGGTTTCGGGCGCACGGGCACGCTCTCGATGAAGCACGCCCTCGAGGATCTCGGCGTCGGGCCCTGCTACCACATGGAGGAAGTGCCCCGACACCGCGGCCACGTCGGTGTGTGGCACGCAGCCGGTCGTGGCGAGCCAGTCGATTGGTCGCGCCTGTTCGCCGGGTTCGAGTCGGCCGTCGACTTCCCGGCCAGCGTCGTCTATCGCGACCTGATGGAGGCCTTCCCCGACGCCAAGGTCGTGCACACCGTGCGCGACCCCGACCGTTGGTACGAGTCCACGTTCGAGACGATCTACCAGGCCCGCACCCTGGCGCCGGCCTGGGTGCTCCGATCCGTGCCCGCGGCCCGTCGATTCTTCGAGATGGTCGAGATGCTGGTGTGGGACGGCGTGTTCGACGGCCGGTTCACCGACCGCGAGTTCGCGCTGCGTCGCTACCGGGAATGGACGGCCGAGGTGATCGCCACCGTTTCACCCGAACGCCTGCTCGTGTTCGACGTGCGTGACGGCTGGGAGCCCCTGTGCGCGTTCCTCGACCTGCCCGTTCCCGCTCACGACTTCCCCAACGTCAACGATCGCGAGTCGATGCTGCGGCGGTTCCGGGTGATCCGCACCGCCACCCGTGCCGCCCCGTTCGTCGGGGCCGCGCTCGTAGCCGGCGTCAGCCGGCTCGGCCGGCGGGCCGTGTCGACCAGTAGCTGCCGACGCGCTCGGTGAACGCGTCGGACGACTCGGCGTAGAGCCGGCCGGCGAGCGTGGTGGCGATCGACATCAGCTCGGCGCACTCGTGGACGCACAGGGAATCGACCACCGCAGTGGTGGCCTCGTCGACCACGACGTCGGAGGCGACCGCATGGCGCAGCGCCGCGAACTGCTCGTACTCGGCCAGCACGTCGGCCAGGTCCGTGGCCGACGCAACGGTGGCGGCCATCACCTCGGGCCACGCGCCGCTCAGCAGCTCGATCTGGTGGGACAGGTCGGCCACGCGTCGACGCCACTTGGCGATCTTCGGTGTGTCGGCCGAGGCCTGCTTTGCGCCCTTGCGGTAGGCCCGCTCGAGCCCGGTGGCGAACGAGTCGAACGCGTCCGAGACCGGCGCCTTGCCCTGCACCGACGCGTCGATCGGCCAGGCCGCGAACCGGGCCCGCGCCCGCCGCAGCTGCTGGAGCCAGTGGTCGCGTTCGCCCCCCGGCTGCACGGCCGCGAGCTGCTGGATGCGACGCAGCTGGTAGCGGTGCAGCAGCTGATCGCGCAGCTCCGACAGCGCTTCGGGACGCAAAGCCCGGTCGTAGCGGGCCCGCAGCTCGTCGAGCGCGTGGATCTCGGCGGCCCCGTCGGTGAGCCCGGCGAGAAACGTGCGCGTGTCGGCGAGTACCTCGAGTTCGGCATCGCAGGTGTCGTGGCCGATCGACGGCCGCACGAGCCGCAGCAGGGCCTCGATGCGGCCGAGCGCCGCCGACGCGGAGGTCGCCGCCTCCCCGATCTCCGCGTGCGGGTCGGCCAACGTGTTGATGGCGATGGTGAACTGATGGGTGGTGATCCGGTGGAGGGCCGCCGCCACCGACTCGCCCGAGCAGATGACGTGGGGTTCGGCCACCAGGTCGGGCAGGTAGCGGCGCCGAGCCATGAGCCCGGCGACCCGGCGGCCGAGGTCGAGCACGAGACTCATCGAACGACCCTGCTCATCGAACGACCCTGCTCACCGGAAGACCCTGCTCATCGAACGACCGGGTGTCGGTGGCCAGCGCGGCGTTGGTGTAGCTGTCGTCGTCGGTCACTTCGAGGCCGAACCAGCTGGGTGGGCTGAACGCCGTCATCGCCGGCACCGACTCGAACTCGACCTCGGCCATCACGAGTCCCTCGAGGTGTCCGTGGAACACGTCGAGCTCGATGATGTGCGGGCCGTACGGAATGCGGTGACGCGTCTTTCGGATGCGTCGCCCCCGGGTCGCCGTCCACGCGGCGATGAACTCGTCCTCGTCGATCGGCCACTCGAGCTCGGTGCGCGACGCACCTCGCCCGGCCTTGATGGTGAGCGTGCGGCCGCCGGCGGCGTCGTCACGGACCCGGACGGCGACCGAGTCGTCGATGGCCAGATAGCCCTGGCGGAGTTCGACGCCGTCGTTGCCGAGCATCGGCAGACGGTCGACGAGGTACTTCCGCTCGTGCTCCATCGTGGACGGGCGGACCGACGCGGCTTCCGGGACCGGTGCCGCTTCCGGAGCTGGTGCCGCAACGGGCTCCGGGGCCGGGGCCGGGGCGCTGTCCGTGGTGGGTTCTGGTGCCACATCGGGGGCCGGGCAGAGGGGTCGTTCGTCGCGCGTCAGCTCGGCGATGCCGCCGGTGGGCAGTTCGGGCCCGCGGCTGACGGTGGCGATCCAGTACGCCTCGATGCGGCGCACGAAGGCGTCGGGGTGTTCGGCGAACAGTGTCGCCCCGAGCCGTATCGCCCTGCCGCGGAGGTCGGCCTGTTGCTCGGCGGCCAACCTCCGGGCCGCCTTCGCGTCGGACTTGCCACCGAAGCTCGACGGGTCGTCCTTCAGCGCGGTGATGAGCAGCGAGAGGTCGTGGTCGTCGCCCAAGGCCTCGGCGAGGTCGCCCAGGCCCACGGCATAGGCGTTCAACACGCTCGGCGCGGCCCGCTCGACCAGCCGCATCTGATACCAGAGATGCTTGACCGACGTGCGCCAGTCGTGGGATCGCTTGTCGGTGGGGTCCTTGTCGATCCGGCGGAAACCCTTGCGGGCCTGGCGGTAGGAGCGGGCGATGCCGACCCCGAGAACATCGAAGTCATCGGGGATGTCCCAGCTCTTGACCCGCTTGCGGCTGGCCTTGAGGAGCAGGCGGGCCGCGATGACCCGTGGGTCGTCGGGGTCGAGCCCGCGGACGGTCTGGTGGGCGGTGGTCGTCTGCGTGGCCCGCAGCACGTCGAGCGCGTCGTCGTCGGAACGGCCCTGGCGCTCGCGCAGGTCGTCGAACGTGTTGCGCATCGCGTGGGCGTCGCGGATCGGTGCCAGCATCTCGGCCGCGGCCTGCACCGATGCGTTGAACAGGTGGTACTCGCTGCCGATGGCGGGCCGCACGAGCCGGGCGACGGCGCGCACCTCCTTGCACCGCTTGCGGATGTCGTGGACCATGCGGTCGACGTCGTCGGGGCGGGACGGGTCGAGGTCGTCGAGCAGGCGGATGGCGATCTTCATTCGCTCGCGGACGACGCGCGGCACTTCGTGACCGAGTGACTCCGATGGCTCCAACACGAACGGCACCGAGCCTCCTGCCCAACTGACTCGCCGAAGAGGAGATCCTACCGGTCGTGCTCGCCGGGCCAAGTCGGGGTGTCGTGGTGAGGTGCGCCGGTGGGTCAGGAGGTCGGGTCCGACGGCAGGGGTTGACGGAAGAGGCCGTCGGGCACGGGCGCGCCGCTGCGGACAAGGGCGACATGCCACGACGGCGAGGAACCCAGCGCCCAGCGGAGGCTGCGGACCGCGGCACCACCCAACCGGGCATCGAATCGGCCGGGAGTGAGACCGGTGATGGAGGCGATCTCGGATGGCAGCGTGGCCACCGCGGCCCGGAACAGGAGCTCGTAGCCGGCCCGCACCGGAGCGGGCAGGGGCGGGCGGCGCAGGAACCGGATTGCCTCGCGTTGCGCGGACGACGACTCGATCGCCGGGTGTTCCGTCACCCACCGCGACAGGGCTGCGGCGGTGGTGGGGAGGGGTGCTGCGTCGAGCAGGGCGCCCACCTTCGTCTGCTCGGCCACGAAGCGGTCGGCCTCCTCGGGTCGCAGACGCCGCGGGCCGTAGGCCTGGTAGGCGGCGAGGAACGAGTCAGTCAGGACGTTGTGGACCCACGCCGCCATCGCCGGGTTCCCGGCCCGGTAGGTCCTGCCCCGTTCGGAGGTGCCGCGCACCGGCACGTGGGCCTCCCGTACGGTCGCGACCGCCGCGTCGACCTCGGGTCCCGCGCCGTAGGTCGTCTCCGTGACGTAGCGCGACGTGCGGGTGAGACGGCCGAGCGGGTCGGTTCGGTAGCGGGAATGGTCCTCCACCCCGGCCACGACCTCTGGGTGCGCGGTCTGCACGAGCAGGGCGCGGATGCCGCC is a window from the Acidimicrobiales bacterium genome containing:
- a CDS encoding methyltransferase domain-containing protein, yielding MSDESDVIDHYGGTDLLQAIAAGLAELGLDPGTATVDLLAPVDEFHVGGRPAATELCARIEIDASHRVLDVGCGIGGTARFIASTFGADVTGIDLTPAYTAVGEELNRWTGLEERVHLTNGSALDMPFPDGHFDRAVQLHVGMNIEDKASLFSEIARVLAPGGRFGLYDIMATDDVGPEFPVPWAGDSSTSFLAAPADYREHLADAGFVITAERDRAGFAVEFFTQIAARRAQAGGPAPLGLHLIMGSEAPTKIANMVAAVGGGHIAPVEMICEKSAN
- a CDS encoding oxygenase MpaB family protein; this encodes MIGWIKDRAVDSTADLFSHGPPPLEHTFDHMGDVGLLGPDSVSWPVIGDATAFVGGIRALLVQTAHPEVVAGVEDHSRYRTDPLGRLTRTSRYVTETTYGAGPEVDAAVATVREAHVPVRGTSERGRTYRAGNPAMAAWVHNVLTDSFLAAYQAYGPRRLRPEEADRFVAEQTKVGALLDAAPLPTTAAALSRWVTEHPAIESSSAQREAIRFLRRPPLPAPVRAGYELLFRAAVATLPSEIASITGLTPGRFDARLGGAAVRSLRWALGSSPSWHVALVRSGAPVPDGLFRQPLPSDPTS
- a CDS encoding CoA transferase; this translates as MAGPLDGIRIIDLSQMASGPYATAQLADQGADVIKVEPLGLGDALRAFPSFAKGGVAAVVATTNRGKRSISLDLTTDAGVEVIRTLTNDADVFVQNFRPGVVERMGLDPAELRADNPRLITTSINGYGLEGPMCDSPVLDPVIQAITGHVAFQVNPKIPFPDLVRNVIVDKSTACFVAQAITAALFHRERSGEGQHIDLSMVDASLNFFWLDGMMSETFLDDDVVGGMTIADLYSLTECADGQIVYFAGTIPQRMGLFRAVGHPEWCDDERFNGNDLALHPENFQLLGSLMEEAFAALPAVEATRALMDNDVPCGRVTPVADVPHHEQVVANDSLIEFDDPAAGRVRQPRPAARFGTTPNDPTWRIPLLGQHTDEILSEGGFDEAAIETLRADGVIV
- a CDS encoding DUF429 domain-containing protein, translated to MRLIGVDLGAQPARTSVCEMAWDERPAVVAIDSAADDDLIVEWCQGADAVGIDSPFGWPLGFVDLVRRQATTESTLTGTTSEELRMRRTDVFAWRETGKQPLSVSTDKLAIVAFRCVRLLERLRGPAFDRSGTDGVYEVYPGGALAKWGLPSRAYKRTKGLPVRERIVAELAPVIDFGPFAPRVLDCDDDLDAVLCAYLAGLATQGATRPPPADDAAFAAVEGWIHLPSGPLGDDIPR
- a CDS encoding CHAD domain-containing protein is translated as MSLVLDLGRRVAGLMARRRYLPDLVAEPHVICSGESVAAALHRITTHQFTIAINTLADPHAEIGEAATSASAALGRIEALLRLVRPSIGHDTCDAELEVLADTRTFLAGLTDGAAEIHALDELRARYDRALRPEALSELRDQLLHRYQLRRIQQLAAVQPGGERDHWLQQLRRARARFAAWPIDASVQGKAPVSDAFDSFATGLERAYRKGAKQASADTPKIAKWRRRVADLSHQIELLSGAWPEVMAATVASATDLADVLAEYEQFAALRHAVASDVVVDEATTAVVDSLCVHECAELMSIATTLAGRLYAESSDAFTERVGSYWSTRPAGRAG
- a CDS encoding CHAD domain-containing protein; the protein is MLEPSESLGHEVPRVVRERMKIAIRLLDDLDPSRPDDVDRMVHDIRKRCKEVRAVARLVRPAIGSEYHLFNASVQAAAEMLAPIRDAHAMRNTFDDLRERQGRSDDDALDVLRATQTTTAHQTVRGLDPDDPRVIAARLLLKASRKRVKSWDIPDDFDVLGVGIARSYRQARKGFRRIDKDPTDKRSHDWRTSVKHLWYQMRLVERAAPSVLNAYAVGLGDLAEALGDDHDLSLLITALKDDPSSFGGKSDAKAARRLAAEQQADLRGRAIRLGATLFAEHPDAFVRRIEAYWIATVSRGPELPTGGIAELTRDERPLCPAPDVAPEPTTDSAPAPAPEPVAAPAPEAAPVPEAASVRPSTMEHERKYLVDRLPMLGNDGVELRQGYLAIDDSVAVRVRDDAAGGRTLTIKAGRGASRTELEWPIDEDEFIAAWTATRGRRIRKTRHRIPYGPHIIELDVFHGHLEGLVMAEVEFESVPAMTAFSPPSWFGLEVTDDDSYTNAALATDTRSFDEQGLPVSRVVR
- a CDS encoding sulfotransferase codes for the protein MKVIGSGFGRTGTLSMKHALEDLGVGPCYHMEEVPRHRGHVGVWHAAGRGEPVDWSRLFAGFESAVDFPASVVYRDLMEAFPDAKVVHTVRDPDRWYESTFETIYQARTLAPAWVLRSVPAARRFFEMVEMLVWDGVFDGRFTDREFALRRYREWTAEVIATVSPERLLVFDVRDGWEPLCAFLDLPVPAHDFPNVNDRESMLRRFRVIRTATRAAPFVGAALVAGVSRLGRRAVSTSSCRRAR
- a CDS encoding DUF2207 domain-containing protein, yielding MLLAAAQSIDPNPLVLTMALVAVGAAAVVLTGLWAATRPPRPEPGPTSTDEGTEPPAIVDLLTGGFEVEDDAVPATVVDLAARRWFHIEEVAGGNVIIRLRSREGRGELTPYEQRLMRHIEKHAVDGIAPAAALTIGPEGVSRRWWKGFVREVNRHGRDLGLCRRRWDFVHLAILWLPIGAAFVLLYLTTATADRVETTGGWGEPGSVLTMFGFAAAIALSAIAKRITSSDAQAETEAGMAAASRWLGVREYLAETGSFDEAGAASVVIWERRLAYATAMGLAPVVQRQLPFETEHDRHAWSLATGHWRRVKIRYVSLRPGWGEAPWWVAIGGAIQTALLVVVAWVGLSLAREDFDVAELPQGMQDWLPLVGTVAAAIAAVVMVWTASKVVLGLSDLFPRREVEGVLVRRREHRTGHRLPKVVQWAIWSGRDSGGMSRDRQRKRRYMLAIDDGSDDRIVAYQCRARIFRAVQQGATVRARVSPRLGYVASIEQLSAPPVSGEATVVHELVEDVAGRATAAAGAFAAQIGERFGQLETMVDENGEPLLDRRDEDGRSMRESLADAQAQLRELQMRAPVGGARDSAGAGVLGGLMNSVAASLRNLETAGADTARAEADQAEE